Proteins co-encoded in one Meiothermus sp. genomic window:
- a CDS encoding glycerol-3-phosphate acyltransferase, giving the protein MEWLYAALAGYLLGSLPFAYWFGVLQNKNLLLEGSGNVGATNAWRVLGAVPGLMVLVLDVSKGIMAVALGEFLARDPGGGLLAGALAVLGHCYSVWLLGRGGKGIAPSVGVLFAVQPALLAAALGLFGLAFLLTQSRYRGVVLAALAFPLAALLIGGSLPYLWFGFGLAAPVVLRYLGDWNRQPTARPPQSGPRS; this is encoded by the coding sequence ATGGAATGGCTTTATGCGGCCCTGGCCGGTTATCTGCTGGGTTCACTGCCTTTTGCTTACTGGTTTGGGGTGCTGCAAAACAAAAACCTGCTGCTCGAGGGCTCGGGCAACGTGGGGGCCACCAACGCCTGGCGGGTGCTGGGGGCCGTGCCGGGGCTGATGGTGCTGGTGCTGGACGTTTCCAAGGGCATTATGGCGGTGGCGCTGGGCGAGTTTCTGGCGCGCGACCCTGGCGGCGGGCTGCTGGCCGGGGCCCTGGCGGTGCTGGGGCACTGCTACTCAGTGTGGCTGCTGGGGCGCGGGGGCAAGGGCATCGCCCCTTCGGTGGGGGTCTTGTTCGCGGTTCAGCCAGCGCTGCTCGCGGCCGCTTTGGGGCTGTTTGGGCTGGCTTTTTTGCTAACGCAGAGCCGCTACCGGGGCGTGGTGCTGGCGGCCCTGGCCTTTCCGCTGGCGGCGCTTCTTATCGGGGGTAGCCTTCCTTATCTGTGGTTTGGCTTTGGCCTGGCTGCGCCGGTGGTGCTCAGGTATCTGGGCGACTGGAACCGCCAGCCTACCGCAAGGCCTCCACAAAGCGGGCCGAGGTCTTAG
- a CDS encoding GNAT family N-acetyltransferase, with amino-acid sequence MTTPERVYLRPVDFGDATAIQKWYAAPQVVEYAIIQPFLGYSLSEVQDLIKKWLGRDDRKLYVLRALERDCDAGLVFLEHIDWKNRAAKIALLIGEPNLRGLGIGQAALRSVIHLGCHDWGLHRLGANCLATNHAMIRCLERVGFVQEGLMRQAVLRHGQYQDLRIYGYLHP; translated from the coding sequence ATGACAACGCCGGAGCGTGTGTATCTGCGGCCTGTTGATTTCGGCGATGCCACTGCAATCCAGAAATGGTACGCCGCGCCGCAGGTGGTGGAGTACGCCATCATCCAGCCATTCCTGGGCTATTCCCTCAGTGAGGTACAGGATTTGATCAAGAAGTGGCTTGGCCGCGATGACCGCAAGCTATACGTGTTGAGAGCCTTGGAGCGGGATTGTGATGCAGGCCTGGTATTCCTAGAGCACATTGACTGGAAAAACCGGGCTGCGAAAATTGCCTTGCTCATAGGCGAGCCCAACCTGCGAGGACTCGGCATAGGCCAAGCCGCGCTCCGCAGCGTGATTCATTTGGGTTGTCACGACTGGGGACTTCACCGCCTGGGAGCCAACTGCTTGGCCACCAACCATGCCATGATCCGATGCCTCGAGCGGGTGGGTTTTGTTCAAGAGGGCCTGATGCGGCAAGCGGTACTTCGCCACGGGCAGTATCAGGACTTGCGAATCTACGGCTATCTTCATCCATGA
- a CDS encoding MFS transporter yields the protein MSKIGAFLRQHYPALAHPSYVRLLWATAFSSLGSQFTVLALSVAVYSATGSVASLAGIWAVRVASRLLLQPFTGALADRWDRRRTLVGGYLLSALLAASLVLVLHEPLWVYPLVFLIQTVEGLVSPAMAAAVPSLVPKEALVSANALRVVLTKVTASLGPALAGLLYGLVGPLWLFLFDALTFAGVAYAVRGLPATLGAAQSRRGTSLWAEAAEGVGFAVNSRTVLIILLLSLLTSLFWRVVEIVMVPISLEVAQIGAAGMGLLYTSLTLGGVLGVAFLGALKKGIPGLAWVVLLNTLLAVPMLLGATFPTFPMLLAVFFLSGILFDISGVATQSLLQAVVPKQFLGRVFSLVNVSLALGVLPVLALVDPLVRWLGSAGTLQIVSLLVGGMGVLLFIAAKVRVSSVEKKEEPSG from the coding sequence ATGAGCAAAATCGGTGCCTTCCTCAGACAGCACTACCCCGCCCTGGCCCACCCCTCCTACGTCCGGCTGCTCTGGGCCACAGCCTTTTCCAGCCTGGGCAGCCAGTTTACGGTGCTGGCCCTGAGCGTGGCGGTCTATAGTGCCACCGGCTCGGTGGCCTCGCTGGCGGGTATCTGGGCGGTGCGGGTGGCCTCGAGGCTCCTTCTGCAGCCTTTCACCGGCGCGCTGGCCGACCGCTGGGATCGTCGTAGAACCCTGGTGGGGGGCTACCTGCTGAGCGCCCTGCTCGCGGCCAGCCTGGTGCTGGTGCTCCACGAGCCGCTCTGGGTCTACCCGCTGGTCTTCCTGATCCAGACGGTAGAGGGCCTGGTGAGCCCCGCCATGGCCGCCGCGGTGCCCTCCCTGGTACCCAAGGAAGCCCTGGTCTCGGCCAACGCCCTGCGGGTGGTGCTTACCAAGGTAACGGCCTCGCTGGGCCCGGCCCTGGCGGGGCTGCTGTACGGTTTGGTAGGCCCCCTCTGGCTCTTCCTCTTCGATGCCCTTACCTTTGCCGGTGTGGCCTACGCCGTGCGCGGCCTCCCGGCGACCCTGGGGGCGGCCCAAAGCCGCCGGGGTACCTCCCTCTGGGCCGAGGCGGCTGAGGGGGTGGGCTTCGCGGTGAACAGCCGAACGGTGCTGATCATCCTGCTGCTCTCCTTGCTCACCTCCTTGTTCTGGCGGGTGGTGGAGATCGTGATGGTGCCCATCTCGCTGGAGGTGGCCCAGATTGGGGCTGCGGGCATGGGGCTCTTGTACACCAGCCTCACCCTGGGGGGCGTGCTGGGGGTGGCCTTCCTGGGAGCACTCAAGAAGGGCATCCCTGGCCTTGCCTGGGTGGTCTTGCTCAACACCCTGCTGGCCGTCCCCATGCTGCTGGGAGCGACTTTTCCCACGTTTCCGATGCTTCTGGCGGTTTTCTTTCTGAGCGGTATCCTGTTCGACATCTCGGGTGTCGCCACCCAGTCGCTGTTGCAGGCGGTGGTGCCAAAACAGTTTCTGGGGCGGGTGTTCAGCCTGGTGAACGTGAGCCTGGCCTTAGGGGTGCTGCCCGTGCTGGCGCTGGTTGATCCGCTGGTGCGCTGGCTCGGCTCTGCGGGAACCTTGCAAATCGTTTCACTCCTTGTGGGCGGTATGGGAGTTCTGCTGTTTATTGCTGCAAAGGTTCGCGTCAGCTCGGTAGAGAAAAAGGAGGAACCTTCGGGATGA
- a CDS encoding ABC transporter ATP-binding protein: MGENGAGKTTLVKLLLRFYDPGEGRILVDGVDLRELDLAAWRRLVAAVFQDFGRYALTLEENIALSDLKHLHDPKRLEEAARAGGAEGLLLRLGPEALLSRAFGGTELSLGEWQRVALSRAFFRQAELLVLDEPTASLDPKEEAHLYARFAELAKGKTVLLITHRLGPVRMADRILVLSGGRLVEEGDHATLLARGGAYAELWRLQADLYRPDLADK; encoded by the coding sequence GTGGGGGAGAACGGGGCGGGCAAGACCACCCTGGTCAAGCTGCTCCTGCGCTTCTACGATCCCGGCGAGGGGCGCATCCTGGTGGACGGGGTGGATCTGCGTGAGCTGGATCTTGCGGCCTGGCGCCGCCTGGTGGCCGCGGTCTTCCAGGACTTTGGCCGCTATGCCCTAACCCTTGAGGAAAACATCGCCCTTTCCGACCTAAAGCACCTCCACGACCCAAAGCGCTTAGAGGAGGCGGCCCGGGCCGGAGGGGCCGAGGGGCTGCTCCTCCGGCTGGGGCCGGAAGCTTTGCTCTCCAGGGCCTTTGGGGGCACCGAACTGTCCCTGGGGGAGTGGCAGCGGGTGGCGCTCTCGCGGGCCTTCTTCCGCCAGGCCGAGCTGCTGGTTCTGGACGAGCCCACGGCCTCCCTGGATCCCAAAGAGGAGGCCCACCTCTACGCCCGCTTTGCCGAGCTGGCTAAGGGGAAAACGGTGCTCCTCATCACCCACCGCCTGGGCCCGGTGCGGATGGCCGACCGCATCCTGGTGCTGAGCGGGGGTCGCCTGGTGGAGGAGGGCGATCACGCCACCCTGCTGGCCCGTGGGGGTGCCTACGCGGAGCTCTGGCGCTTGCAAGCCGACCTCTACCGCCCCGACCTGGCCGACAAATGA
- a CDS encoding ATP-binding cassette domain-containing protein, with protein sequence MHNAICNLTKRYGAWGVLVSGAISLEIRQGEVLGVFGPNGAGKTALVRQMGGTVFKARQEVVAAG encoded by the coding sequence ATCCATAATGCGATCTGTAATCTCACCAAACGCTACGGGGCGTGGGGCGTACTGGTTAGCGGTGCGATCTCCCTCGAGATCCGCCAGGGGGAGGTTCTAGGGGTCTTCGGGCCGAACGGGGCCGGGAAGACCGCCCTGGTGCGCCAGATGGGTGGTACTGTGTTCAAAGCCCGGCAGGAGGTGGTTGCAGCTGGATAG
- a CDS encoding ABC transporter permease translates to MLQVFYIEFWRFLKALTRYPLELVGSVLGAVVVFSLFFSGAHYLAGPTLFGERLEALVVSIVAWSLAFSLLSHTASNIAEEALAGLLEQLALTRPGLLGVVLIRAFLSVIQVAPLVIPIFLAILLTSGARLEFQPLALLPLGTLALGSLGLGLIFGGLTLVYKRVSQLLGLLQFVFLGLFLVRFEALAWPWGNLGYFLPLTPSVATLRLLLGHGENPVWSLLLLAGVNALAYLALGIGFFKLTLHTARRRGVLGTY, encoded by the coding sequence GTGCTCCAGGTTTTCTACATAGAGTTTTGGCGTTTCCTAAAAGCTCTCACCCGCTACCCCCTGGAGCTTGTAGGGAGCGTGTTGGGGGCAGTTGTGGTTTTTTCCCTTTTCTTTTCCGGGGCACACTACTTAGCTGGCCCCACCCTTTTCGGGGAGCGGCTGGAGGCTTTGGTGGTGAGCATTGTTGCCTGGTCACTGGCTTTTTCTCTACTTTCACATACTGCCTCCAACATAGCAGAAGAGGCATTAGCAGGGTTATTAGAACAATTAGCCCTTACCCGTCCTGGGCTTTTGGGTGTGGTGTTGATAAGGGCATTTTTATCTGTTATCCAGGTTGCCCCCCTGGTCATACCAATTTTTTTGGCCATTCTCCTAACCTCTGGGGCTCGGCTTGAATTCCAGCCCCTGGCCCTCCTACCGCTTGGAACTCTAGCCTTAGGAAGTTTGGGTTTAGGCCTAATTTTTGGAGGGTTGACCCTGGTTTACAAGCGCGTCAGCCAACTACTGGGCCTTCTTCAGTTTGTCTTCCTAGGTCTTTTCCTCGTGCGTTTTGAAGCTTTGGCTTGGCCTTGGGGTAATCTGGGTTACTTCTTGCCCCTTACTCCCTCAGTTGCAACCCTGCGTCTGCTTTTAGGACACGGAGAGAACCCAGTATGGAGCCTTTTACTCCTCGCTGGGGTCAATGCCCTGGCCTATCTGGCTTTGGGAATCGGGTTCTTCAAGCTCACCCTCCACACAGCACGGCGGCGAGGTGTGCTGGGAACCTACTGA
- a CDS encoding IS5 family transposase produces the protein MNRRAYPSDVRDEEWALVLPYLTLAPLEAPQRKYDLREVFNALRWMVRTGAQWDYLPHDFPPPHIVQAQAYRWMNRGVFEDLVHDLRMTLRMLQGKAAHPSAAIYDARTLQSTPQSGERAGYDGYKRRKGSKVHLAVDTLGHLLALVVTAASEQERAQVGALSQQVQEVTGEQVEVAFVDQGYTGEEAAQAAEAEGIALCVVKVEGAKRGFVLLPKRWVVERSFAWTSRFRRLARDYERLAETLRGWHWLAFRF, from the coding sequence ATGAACCGCCGTGCTTACCCATCGGACGTCCGTGATGAGGAATGGGCTCTGGTGCTGCCCTATTTGACCCTCGCCCCGCTGGAAGCACCCCAGCGCAAGTACGACCTGCGCGAAGTGTTCAACGCCCTGCGCTGGATGGTTCGAACCGGTGCTCAGTGGGACTACCTGCCCCACGACTTCCCACCCCCCCATATCGTTCAGGCGCAAGCCTACCGCTGGATGAACCGGGGGGTCTTCGAAGACCTGGTACACGACCTGCGCATGACCCTGCGAATGCTCCAGGGCAAAGCCGCCCATCCCAGCGCTGCCATCTACGATGCTCGCACCCTACAGTCCACCCCGCAAAGTGGGGAGCGGGCCGGATACGATGGGTACAAACGACGCAAGGGAAGCAAAGTTCACCTGGCGGTAGATACCCTGGGGCATCTGCTGGCCCTGGTAGTAACGGCGGCCAGTGAACAGGAACGGGCCCAGGTGGGAGCCCTCAGTCAACAGGTGCAGGAAGTGACGGGGGAGCAGGTGGAAGTGGCCTTTGTGGATCAGGGTTACACTGGGGAGGAAGCGGCACAAGCGGCAGAGGCGGAAGGCATCGCCCTGTGTGTGGTCAAGGTGGAAGGGGCCAAACGAGGATTCGTGCTGCTGCCGAAGCGTTGGGTGGTGGAACGTTCGTTTGCCTGGACATCCCGGTTTCGCAGGCTGGCGCGAGACTATGAGCGGCTGGCTGAGACCTTGCGAGGTTGGCACTGGTTGGCTTTTCGATTCTGA
- a CDS encoding ABC transporter ATP-binding protein, producing MHLQELEADPSRQVIVARGLCKRYPKGSGWIEALRGINLELCRGEILTFLGPNGAGKTTLIKILAGLVEPSEGRVEVKAEGKQTWIGAVLEGSRNLYWRLSALENLIYFGTLRGLSPKEARLRGLELLEMVGLVDKANQNVGTLSRGQQQRVASVVAMVHDPPVLFLDEPTLGVDLEALEVIRSWLLRLKEAGKAILLTTHQLDLAESVADRVVILLEGEVALEPAN from the coding sequence ATGCACTTGCAAGAATTGGAAGCCGATCCATCCCGACAAGTTATCGTGGCCCGCGGTCTTTGCAAGCGTTATCCCAAAGGAAGTGGATGGATCGAGGCTTTGAGGGGAATCAACCTGGAACTCTGCCGGGGGGAGATCCTGACTTTCCTGGGTCCCAATGGGGCAGGCAAGACCACCCTGATCAAAATCCTAGCGGGTCTGGTGGAGCCCAGCGAGGGGCGGGTAGAAGTCAAGGCTGAAGGAAAACAAACCTGGATAGGAGCAGTGCTGGAGGGTAGTCGGAACCTGTACTGGCGCCTTTCCGCTCTAGAGAACCTCATCTACTTCGGCACCCTGCGCGGTCTCAGTCCTAAGGAGGCCCGGCTGCGAGGACTGGAGCTATTGGAGATGGTTGGGCTCGTGGATAAGGCTAATCAGAACGTTGGCACACTTTCTCGGGGCCAACAGCAGAGGGTAGCCTCGGTTGTTGCAATGGTGCATGACCCACCCGTTCTTTTCCTGGATGAACCCACCTTAGGTGTTGATCTAGAGGCGCTGGAAGTCATCCGTTCCTGGCTCCTGCGGCTCAAGGAGGCTGGCAAGGCGATTCTCCTCACCACCCACCAACTCGATCTAGCCGAGTCAGTGGCTGACCGGGTGGTCATCCTTCTGGAGGGCGAAGTTGCTCTAGAGCCTGCTAACTAG